One Eubacteriales bacterium mix99 genomic window carries:
- a CDS encoding small, acid-soluble spore protein, alpha/beta type, giving the protein MARRNGMMSDNLKTEIAKELGVYDTVKREGWGSVSSRDCGRIVQKAIEYAEKSMAGAQK; this is encoded by the coding sequence ATGGCGAGACGAAATGGAATGATGTCGGATAATCTGAAGACGGAAATAGCAAAGGAACTTGGAGTGTATGACACCGTGAAGAGGGAAGGCTGGGGAAGTGTATCTTCCAGGGACTGCGGCAGAATTGTTCAAAAAGCAATTGAATATGCGGAGAAATCCATGGCCGGAGCTCAGAAGTAG
- the murI gene encoding glutamate racemase, with translation MDERPIGVFDSGLGGLTVVKELLTELPNESIVYFGDTARLPYGTRSREIVTKYSAQCVRFLLSKGIKMVVIACNTVSSNSLEALKAQFDIPILGVIRPGARAAAAATRNGRIGVIGTLGTIRSKAYPNAIREINPDLLVLDEACSLFVSIVEEGWSNTEMARLTAERYLEGLKRQKVDTMVLGCTHYPLLEPVISSVMGPGVTLINPALGAACEARERLKEKDMLRGSGPEPALSFYVSDIGQGFQQIGSHFLNRKIAAKCINIEKY, from the coding sequence ATGGACGAGCGTCCAATCGGGGTTTTTGATTCAGGCCTGGGAGGCCTGACTGTGGTGAAGGAGCTCCTGACAGAGCTTCCAAATGAAAGTATTGTTTATTTTGGAGATACGGCGCGGCTTCCGTACGGAACCCGCTCCAGGGAAATCGTTACAAAGTATTCTGCACAATGTGTCCGGTTTTTGCTGAGCAAGGGGATCAAGATGGTGGTCATTGCCTGTAATACCGTCAGTTCCAACAGTCTGGAAGCATTGAAGGCGCAGTTTGACATTCCCATCCTGGGTGTCATCCGTCCCGGTGCCAGGGCGGCCGCAGCCGCCACCCGGAACGGCCGGATCGGTGTCATTGGAACATTGGGCACGATTCGCAGCAAGGCCTATCCGAATGCCATCCGGGAAATCAATCCGGATCTTCTGGTCCTGGATGAAGCCTGTTCCCTGTTTGTGTCCATCGTGGAAGAGGGATGGAGCAATACGGAAATGGCGCGGCTTACGGCGGAGCGGTATCTGGAGGGCCTGAAAAGGCAGAAGGTGGATACCATGGTCCTGGGGTGTACGCATTATCCCCTGCTGGAGCCGGTTATTTCCAGCGTGATGGGGCCCGGGGTGACCCTGATCAATCCCGCTCTCGGCGCGGCCTGTGAAGCCAGGGAAAGGCTGAAGGAAAAGGACATGCTGCGGGGATCCGGTCCGGAGCCGGCCCTGAGCTTTTATGTCAGCGACATCGGACAGGGCTTCCAGCAGATCGGCAGTCATTTTTTAAATCGGAAAATTGCCGCAAAATGTATCAACATAGAAAAATATTGA
- the prfA gene encoding peptide chain release factor 1 has translation MFDKLKFMEDRYEELSQLLADPDVISRQEEWQRLVREHASLEEIVACYRQYQKAEKEEKDTEELLHSTHDRELREIAEQEQRDLKGKMDMLLHEIKLLLLPRDPMDEKNVVMEIRSGAGGEEAALFGAVLFRMYSRYAERKGWRIVVTSASYTDIGGVKELIYIVEGKGAYSRLKYESGVHRVQRVPVTESGGRIHTSTATVAVLPEAEEVDVEINPNDLRIDVYRSTGHGGQSVNTTDSAVRVTHIPTGVVVTCQDEKSQLKNKEKAIRVLRSRLLDQVTQEKESEYAQNRRRQIGTGDRSERIRTYNYPQGRVTDHRIGRTIHRLDDFLDGDLDEMLDSLISAEQAKKLKDLESGRHD, from the coding sequence ATGTTTGACAAATTAAAGTTTATGGAAGATCGATATGAGGAACTGAGTCAACTCCTTGCCGATCCGGATGTGATCAGCCGCCAGGAGGAATGGCAGCGTCTGGTCCGGGAGCATGCTTCCCTGGAGGAAATCGTGGCTTGCTACCGGCAGTACCAAAAGGCGGAGAAAGAGGAGAAGGATACGGAGGAACTGCTGCACAGTACCCATGACAGGGAACTGCGGGAGATCGCAGAGCAGGAGCAAAGGGATCTGAAGGGGAAAATGGACATGTTGCTCCATGAGATCAAGCTGCTTCTTCTGCCCCGGGATCCTATGGATGAAAAGAATGTCGTCATGGAAATCCGCAGCGGCGCCGGCGGGGAAGAGGCGGCCCTGTTCGGGGCCGTGTTGTTCCGGATGTACAGCCGCTATGCCGAGCGGAAGGGCTGGAGGATTGTTGTCACCAGTGCCAGCTATACAGACATCGGCGGGGTCAAGGAACTGATTTATATCGTGGAGGGAAAGGGAGCCTACAGCCGTCTGAAATACGAAAGCGGGGTTCACAGGGTGCAGCGTGTGCCTGTGACGGAGTCCGGCGGCAGGATTCATACCTCCACCGCCACGGTTGCCGTTTTACCGGAGGCGGAGGAAGTGGATGTCGAGATCAATCCCAATGATCTGCGGATTGATGTCTACCGGTCTACAGGGCATGGCGGGCAAAGCGTTAATACCACGGATTCTGCCGTTCGGGTCACCCATATTCCCACCGGGGTGGTGGTGACATGCCAGGATGAGAAATCCCAGCTGAAAAACAAGGAAAAGGCCATCCGGGTCCTGCGGTCCCGCTTGCTGGACCAGGTCACGCAGGAAAAGGAGTCCGAATATGCACAAAATCGCAGGCGTCAGATCGGGACGGGGGACCGCAGTGAACGGATCCGTACCTACAATTATCCTCAGGGGCGGGTGACCGATCATCGGATCGGGCGGACCATCCACCGGCTGGATGATTTTCTGGACGGAGATCTGGACGAAATGCTGGATTCGCTGATTTCTGCAGAGCAGGCGAAAAAGCTGAAGGATCTGGAATCCGGACGGCACGATTGA
- a CDS encoding DUF1385 domain-containing protein → MRKSMIGGQAVMEGVMMKAPDSMAIAVRRPDGSIEVKKSAVNTVRDRYPILRLPILRGIVTFAETMVMGVKSLLTSAELYGDEEEEYKPSRFETFLSDKLGKDMDDIVIATSVAIAVIFSIALFVFLPALLSGLLRRWISGHVVLNIVEGFFRLGIFLIYLTLVSRMKDIRRVFEYHGAEHKTIYCYEHEEELTPENARKYSTLHPRCGTAFLLIVMLISILLFSFLGWQNIFLRILSRLLLLPVVGGLAYEVTRLAGKSDALPVRIIMYPGMMLQKLTTREPDDQQLEVAIRAFMAATEGVEESSGMEGETTNGTAGPDGRPEGGPTVAAKPGT, encoded by the coding sequence ATGCGAAAGAGTATGATTGGCGGGCAGGCTGTCATGGAGGGAGTGATGATGAAAGCTCCCGATTCCATGGCCATCGCCGTAAGACGGCCTGATGGATCCATTGAGGTGAAGAAATCTGCCGTGAACACCGTAAGGGACAGATATCCCATATTGAGACTGCCCATTCTGCGGGGGATCGTTACTTTTGCGGAGACCATGGTGATGGGTGTGAAATCCCTTTTGACGTCGGCGGAGTTGTATGGGGACGAGGAAGAGGAATATAAGCCTTCCCGGTTTGAAACCTTTCTGTCGGACAAACTGGGGAAGGATATGGATGATATTGTGATTGCTACCTCCGTGGCGATTGCTGTTATTTTTTCCATCGCTTTGTTTGTATTCCTGCCGGCACTTCTGTCCGGCCTGCTCCGGCGCTGGATCTCCGGTCATGTGGTCCTGAATATTGTGGAGGGATTCTTTCGCCTGGGGATTTTTCTGATTTATCTGACACTGGTATCCCGGATGAAAGACATCCGGAGGGTTTTTGAATACCATGGCGCGGAGCATAAAACCATTTATTGCTATGAGCATGAAGAGGAGCTGACCCCGGAGAATGCACGCAAATATTCCACCCTGCATCCCAGATGCGGTACGGCATTCCTGCTGATTGTCATGTTGATCAGCATTCTTTTGTTTTCCTTCCTGGGATGGCAGAATATTTTCCTTCGCATTCTCAGCCGCCTTCTGCTTCTTCCTGTCGTCGGAGGCCTGGCCTATGAGGTAACGAGGCTTGCCGGAAAAAGCGATGCCCTGCCGGTCCGTATCATCATGTATCCCGGGATGATGCTTCAGAAGCTGACCACCCGGGAGCCGGACGATCAGCAGCTGGAGGTGGCGATCCGCGCCTTTATGGCAGCCACGGAGGGCGTGGAGGAGAGCAGCGGCATGGAAGGAGAGACAACAAATGGGACAGCCGGGCCTGATGGACGCCCTGAGGGCGGGCCAACGGTTGCTGCAAAGCCGGGCACCTGA
- the rho gene encoding transcription termination factor Rho, with the protein MDLNNLRNNTILELREFGKKLGIKSVTRYRKEQLVNIVEEKLTGLPQAERKQLMEDQMEEDARKAEAAPRTPVKRRRGRPTKAEAAAREAARRAAEETAKEAQKTQETQETQETEEDGALEETAKVPEEAAKSPAPKETEGTDGDAVKAEEKRSAHRDTQETGIHGVRNGHTSTRPGPHRISRNGHPFSGGPTPHLSDSHEAGGRYHENKTHENPGENMPADTENEQENTEEYEKKVAYARKYYNTSNPAIPGLLNNGDVGDAEGVLEVLPDGYGFLRTENYMPGNKDIYISQSQIRRFSLKTGDMVRGKTRRTKEGDKFKALLYVTAVNGQDPETAPRRRPFEDLTPIYPNKRITLENKKNSKDLATRIIDLVSPIGMGQRGLIVSPPKAGKTTLLKKIANSISLNFPDVYLIVLLIDERPEEVTDMQRSIDGDIVYSTFDELPEHHTKVAEMVLERSQRLVEHGQNVVVLLDSITRLARAYNQTVPSTGRILSGGLDSSALHKPKRFFGSARNIEEGGSLTIIATALVETGSRMDDVIYEEFKGTGNMEIHLDRKLSEKRIFPAVDLYKSGTRREELLMTQKELEGVWAIRKNLSEGRPDRIMEIIINDLMRTNSNDQFIDLMMNHFASVEKDSYTNDHDRNGSSGYHDRDGYSGYR; encoded by the coding sequence TTGGATCTGAATAATCTAAGGAATAACACAATTCTGGAATTGAGGGAATTTGGGAAGAAACTTGGAATTAAAAGCGTGACCAGATATCGGAAAGAGCAGCTGGTAAATATCGTTGAGGAGAAACTGACCGGATTGCCTCAGGCAGAGAGAAAGCAATTGATGGAGGATCAGATGGAGGAAGATGCCCGGAAGGCAGAGGCTGCCCCCCGGACTCCGGTGAAACGAAGGAGGGGCCGTCCCACCAAGGCAGAGGCTGCCGCAAGGGAAGCAGCAAGGAGAGCAGCGGAGGAGACGGCAAAGGAAGCGCAGAAAACGCAGGAAACACAGGAAACGCAGGAAACGGAAGAGGACGGGGCTCTGGAAGAAACTGCAAAAGTTCCGGAAGAAGCTGCAAAATCCCCGGCACCGAAGGAGACAGAAGGCACAGATGGGGATGCTGTGAAAGCGGAGGAAAAGCGATCCGCCCACAGGGATACACAGGAAACCGGCATCCATGGAGTACGGAATGGCCATACTTCCACCCGGCCGGGGCCTCATCGGATTTCCCGGAATGGGCATCCCTTCAGCGGAGGTCCTACCCCACATCTTTCGGATTCCCACGAAGCAGGCGGCAGATATCACGAAAACAAAACTCATGAAAATCCCGGAGAAAACATGCCCGCGGATACAGAAAATGAACAGGAAAACACGGAAGAATACGAAAAAAAGGTTGCTTATGCAAGAAAATACTATAACACATCCAATCCTGCCATTCCGGGCCTTTTGAACAACGGAGACGTAGGGGACGCGGAAGGGGTGCTTGAGGTACTTCCCGACGGATATGGATTTCTCCGGACGGAAAATTATATGCCGGGCAACAAGGACATTTATATTTCCCAGTCCCAGATCCGCCGTTTCAGCCTGAAAACCGGGGATATGGTCCGCGGAAAGACCAGGCGCACCAAAGAGGGAGATAAATTCAAGGCCCTGCTGTATGTTACGGCGGTCAACGGACAGGACCCGGAGACAGCTCCCCGGCGGAGGCCGTTTGAGGATCTGACACCGATTTATCCAAACAAAAGAATCACGCTGGAAAACAAAAAGAATTCCAAGGATCTGGCGACTCGGATCATCGATCTGGTTTCCCCCATTGGCATGGGCCAGAGAGGTTTGATTGTTTCTCCCCCCAAGGCAGGCAAAACGACTTTGCTGAAAAAGATTGCAAACAGCATTTCCCTCAATTTTCCGGATGTTTATCTGATTGTACTGCTGATTGATGAGCGCCCCGAGGAAGTGACGGATATGCAGCGGTCCATCGACGGGGATATCGTTTATTCCACATTTGATGAACTGCCGGAGCATCACACCAAGGTGGCGGAAATGGTGCTGGAGCGTTCGCAGCGCCTGGTGGAGCACGGTCAGAATGTGGTTGTTCTTCTGGACAGCATTACCCGCCTTGCCAGGGCATACAATCAGACGGTGCCGTCTACCGGCAGGATATTGTCCGGCGGTCTGGATTCCTCCGCCCTTCATAAGCCCAAACGGTTTTTCGGCAGTGCCCGCAATATCGAGGAAGGCGGAAGTCTGACCATCATTGCCACTGCTCTGGTGGAGACCGGCAGCCGTATGGACGATGTTATTTACGAAGAATTCAAGGGCACGGGCAATATGGAAATTCATCTCGACCGCAAGCTTTCCGAAAAGAGGATTTTCCCTGCCGTGGATCTTTACAAATCCGGTACCAGGCGGGAGGAGCTGCTCATGACACAAAAGGAGCTGGAAGGGGTCTGGGCTATCCGCAAGAATCTCAGTGAAGGCCGGCCGGACCGCATTATGGAGATTATTATCAATGATCTGATGCGGACGAATTCCAACGATCAGTTCATTGATCTCATGATGAATCATTTCGCCTCTGTGGAGAAAGACAGCTATACGAACGATCATGACAGGAATGGCTCCTCCGGTTATCATGACAGGGATGGCTATTCAGGCTACCGCTAA
- the rpmE gene encoding 50S ribosomal protein L31, with protein sequence MKPNIHPKYGKAVVKCACGETFVTGSTQKELRVEICSKCHPFFTGKQKLVDTGGRVERFRKRYGMSADEK encoded by the coding sequence ATGAAGCCAAATATTCATCCGAAATATGGAAAAGCAGTGGTAAAGTGTGCTTGTGGGGAGACTTTTGTTACCGGCTCCACTCAGAAGGAGCTCCGGGTTGAAATATGTTCCAAATGCCATCCATTCTTTACCGGAAAGCAAAAACTGGTGGACACCGGCGGACGTGTGGAGCGATTCCGGAAGAGATATGGAATGTCCGCCGACGAGAAGTAG
- a CDS encoding DUF1934 domain-containing protein, giving the protein MGRKILLRIRGSRLDRDGKSNTMELITEGHLSEKDGIYYIEYEESRISGMEGVKNLISVREDKVSMQRSGSRPDRFLFEQGKKYMSSYQTSCGALQMGIYPIEVTHEMGENQGQVDLKYQLDIGGRHTGTGELELFYS; this is encoded by the coding sequence ATGGGTAGGAAAATACTGTTGAGAATCCGGGGAAGCCGTCTGGACAGGGATGGGAAGAGCAATACCATGGAGCTCATTACGGAAGGACATCTGTCTGAAAAAGACGGGATTTATTATATTGAATATGAAGAAAGCCGGATATCCGGCATGGAAGGCGTGAAAAACCTGATTTCTGTCCGGGAGGACAAGGTATCCATGCAGCGTTCCGGCTCCCGGCCGGATCGTTTTCTGTTTGAACAGGGGAAAAAATATATGAGCAGCTATCAGACTTCCTGCGGCGCGTTGCAAATGGGAATTTATCCGATTGAAGTGACCCATGAAATGGGAGAAAATCAGGGGCAGGTGGACTTGAAATATCAGCTCGACATCGGCGGAAGACATACGGGGACCGGTGAATTGGAGCTGTTTTACAGCTAG
- the prmC gene encoding peptide chain release factor N(5)-glutamine methyltransferase has protein sequence MGQPGLMDALRAGQRLLQSRAPESARLECEMLLSHILGCQRHQLYIRGNAPLSREQRSAFRSMLDRRRKGEPIQYILGSREFMGLPFHVDDRVLIPRWETETLVEWLLNRWKSGPVHILDLGTGSGAIAVSLAFYLPASRITAVDIGEEALLAARENAEQNGVADRIRFLQGDLFCALEDAGVGECFDGIVSNPPYIPTGDIGGLMTEVRDYEPRIALDGGEDGLGYYRRIAEAASPFLNRDGLVAVEMGYGQSPQVQDIFLQTGDYTLGGIRKDLAGTERAAIFLKKQGEPDV, from the coding sequence ATGGGACAGCCGGGCCTGATGGACGCCCTGAGGGCGGGCCAACGGTTGCTGCAAAGCCGGGCACCTGAGTCTGCCCGGCTGGAATGTGAGATGTTGTTGTCCCATATCCTTGGATGTCAGCGGCACCAGCTGTATATCCGGGGCAATGCGCCGTTGTCCCGGGAGCAGCGGTCTGCTTTTCGCAGTATGCTGGATCGGCGCCGGAAGGGGGAGCCGATTCAGTATATTCTTGGCAGCAGGGAGTTTATGGGACTTCCCTTTCATGTGGATGACCGGGTTTTGATCCCCCGGTGGGAAACGGAGACCCTGGTGGAATGGCTGCTGAATCGATGGAAATCGGGGCCGGTGCATATTCTGGACCTGGGTACCGGAAGCGGCGCCATTGCAGTGAGTCTGGCGTTCTATTTGCCTGCTTCCCGGATCACGGCAGTGGATATCGGGGAGGAAGCCCTGCTTGCCGCACGGGAAAATGCGGAGCAGAACGGAGTGGCAGACCGGATCCGGTTTCTGCAGGGGGATCTGTTCTGCGCCCTGGAGGATGCGGGCGTCGGGGAATGTTTTGATGGGATCGTCTCCAATCCGCCCTATATTCCTACCGGTGACATCGGGGGACTGATGACGGAGGTCCGGGACTATGAGCCCAGGATTGCCCTGGATGGGGGAGAAGACGGCCTGGGCTATTATCGGAGAATAGCAGAGGCAGCTTCTCCCTTTTTAAACCGGGATGGTCTGGTCGCGGTGGAGATGGGATATGGTCAGAGCCCACAGGTCCAGGATATCTTTTTGCAGACAGGAGACTATACCCTGGGGGGAATCCGAAAGGATCTGGCAGGGACGGAACGGGCGGCGATATTCTTGAAGAAGCAGGGGGAACCTGATGTTTGA